From Diospyros lotus cultivar Yz01 chromosome 4, ASM1463336v1, whole genome shotgun sequence, a single genomic window includes:
- the LOC127798799 gene encoding cyclin-D3-1-like codes for MAQSPPFLLDALYCEEEQWEEDDSYCTESSGLKPLKFLEQEDVLWEEDEELTSLLSKEQVNFFYNGLEMKLTNPSLAGARRDAVEWILRVNAHFSFSALTAVLAVNYFDRFLLSFHFQSEKPWMSQLAAVACLSLAAKVEETQVPLLLDLQVEETKYLFEAKTIQRMEILVLSTLQWRMHPVTPLSFLDHNARRLGPKSHLCWDFLKRCESLILSIISDSRFLCHLPSVLATATMLLVINSLQPYAAVDYRNQLLGIPGIDKDKVEECYKLILESDLVPGQQSNKRKFGSDPGSPKGVIDLSFSSDCSNDSWAVTISVPSSPEPLSKKIKAQNHVLKGLKPGEILSFHG; via the exons ATGGCCCAAAGCCCTCCTTTTCTTTTGGATGCTTTGTACTGTGAAGAAGAGCAGTGGGAGGAGGACGATAGTTATTGCACTGAGAGTAGTGGTCTTAAGCCTTTGAAGTTTCTGGAACAAGAAGACGTACTGTGGGAAGAAGACGAAGAGTTGACCTCTTTGCTCTCTAAAGAACAAGTAAACTTCTTTTACAATGGCCTGGAAATGAAGTTAACAAACCCATCTCTGGCTGGGGCCAGGAGAGATGCTGTGGAATGGATTCTGAGGGTCAATGCCCACTTCTCTTTCTCTGCTCTCACCGCAGTTCTTGCTGTGAACTACTTCGATAGGTTCCTATTAAGCTTCCACTTCCAAAGCGAGAAGCCATGGATGAGCCAGCTTGCCGCTGTGGCCTGTCTCTCACTCGCTGCCAAAGTAGAAGAAACCCAAGTTCCTCTTTTGCTAGACCTTCAA GTGGAGGAAACTAAGTACTTATTTGAAGCCAAAACGATTCAGAGAATGGAGATTTTGGTGCTCTCGACCCTCCAGTGGAGGATGCATCCAGTAACTCCACTCTCGTTTCTTGATCACAATGCGAGGAGGCTAGGCCCAAAGAGTCATCTTTGTTGGGATTTTCTCAAGAGATGCGAGTCCCTAATTCTGTCCATCATTTCTG ATTCCAGGTTTCTATGCCATCTCCCCTCTGTTCTGGCCACTGCCACAATGCTGCTGGTCATAAATAGCTTACAGCCCTATGCAGCTGTGGATTACCGAAACCAGCTTTTGGGTATTCCTGGAATCGATAAG GACAAAGTAGAGGAGTGTTACAAGCTAATCCTGGAATCAGACTTGGTTCCTGGGCAGCAATCCAACAAGCGCAAGTTTGGATCGGATCCAGGCAGCCCGAAAGGAGTGATAGATCTTTCTTTCAGCTCCGATTGCTCTAATGATTCCTGGGCGGTGACGATATCGGTGCCTTCCTCGCCGGAGCCTCTGTCAAAGAAGATCAAGGCCCAGAATCATGTTCTCAAGGGCCTAAAACCTGGAGAAATTCTGAGCTTCCATGGCTAG